A part of Paenibacillus sp. IHBB 10380 genomic DNA contains:
- the lysA gene encoding diaminopimelate decarboxylase, producing MFLHGTSKINDSGHLEIGGCDVVDLKAKFGTPLYIVDEQLVRQRCKEYVEAFQASGLKFQVAYASKAFCVMAMCTVVEQEGMSLDVVSEGELFTALQAGFPAARIHFHGNNKTPDEIEMAIEAGIGCFVVDNLVELHLLQAIALEKNVHVNVLLRVTPGVEAHTHEYISTGQTDSKFGFDIGNGSAYEGVEVTSKQSHLELLGVHSHIGSQIFEVEGFQLAVQKVAEFAQGVKAGLGIVFKVVNLGGGFGIRYVDGDTPLKVSQYVEAITDAVKEHFAKINAELPEIWVEPGRSVVGDAGTTLYTVGTNKNIPGVRKYVAVDGGMTDNPRPALYESHYESVLANRALEEAQETVSIAGKCCESGDMLIWDVKLPEVSSGDLLAVSCTGAYNYSMASNYNRIRRPGVVFVKDGQSDLVVKRESLQDIVGNDLIPERIAKQAVTK from the coding sequence CACTTAGAAATTGGTGGATGTGATGTTGTTGATCTTAAAGCTAAATTTGGTACACCGCTTTATATTGTAGATGAGCAATTAGTTCGTCAACGCTGTAAAGAATATGTTGAGGCATTCCAAGCATCTGGTTTGAAATTTCAAGTTGCATATGCAAGTAAAGCATTCTGTGTAATGGCCATGTGTACAGTTGTAGAACAAGAAGGAATGTCTTTAGATGTTGTGTCCGAAGGTGAATTATTTACAGCATTGCAAGCAGGCTTCCCTGCGGCAAGAATTCATTTCCATGGAAATAATAAAACCCCTGATGAGATCGAAATGGCAATTGAAGCAGGAATCGGTTGTTTTGTAGTGGATAATTTGGTTGAACTGCATCTTTTACAGGCGATTGCATTAGAGAAAAATGTACATGTGAACGTTTTGCTAAGGGTAACACCTGGTGTAGAGGCTCACACGCATGAATATATTTCCACAGGTCAGACGGATTCCAAGTTTGGTTTCGATATTGGTAATGGATCTGCATATGAAGGTGTAGAGGTAACTTCTAAACAATCTCATTTGGAGCTACTTGGCGTTCATTCCCATATTGGCTCACAAATTTTCGAGGTTGAAGGATTCCAGCTTGCTGTTCAGAAGGTTGCTGAATTTGCTCAAGGTGTAAAGGCGGGACTTGGCATCGTATTCAAGGTTGTCAATTTGGGTGGAGGATTTGGGATTCGGTATGTGGATGGCGACACGCCACTTAAAGTATCCCAATACGTTGAGGCGATTACCGATGCTGTTAAAGAACACTTCGCGAAGATTAATGCTGAGCTACCTGAAATTTGGGTAGAGCCCGGTCGTAGTGTTGTAGGGGACGCGGGAACAACGCTTTATACCGTAGGTACGAACAAGAACATTCCAGGTGTACGTAAATATGTAGCTGTTGATGGAGGTATGACGGATAACCCACGTCCAGCGCTATATGAATCCCATTATGAATCCGTACTTGCCAATCGCGCGCTAGAAGAAGCGCAAGAGACGGTATCCATTGCTGGTAAATGCTGTGAGAGTGGGGATATGTTAATTTGGGACGTGAAGCTTCCTGAGGTATCTAGTGGCGACCTGCTGGCTGTATCTTGTACAGGAGCGTACAATTACTCCATGGCAAGTAACTACAATCGTATTCGTCGTCCAGGAGTTGTCTTCGTGAAGGATGGTCAGAGTGATCTAGTCGTGAAACGTGAGAGCCTACAAGATATTGTTGGCAACGACCTCATTCCTGAACGAATTGCTAAACAAGCAGTAACGAAATAA
- a CDS encoding peptidylprolyl isomerase, producing the protein MKKGTIELENGGVIEIEFLPEEAPNTVANFEKLANSGFYNGLSFHRVIPNFVAQGGCPTGTGTGGPGYTIKCEATSNTTKHARGVLSMAHAGRDTGGSQFFIVYAPQPHLDGVHTVFGKVISGIEHVDTIKANDKMKEVKVWDEA; encoded by the coding sequence ATGAAAAAAGGAACAATTGAATTAGAAAACGGTGGAGTCATCGAAATCGAGTTTTTACCAGAAGAAGCGCCTAACACAGTGGCTAACTTTGAGAAATTAGCTAATAGTGGATTTTACAACGGCCTAAGTTTTCACCGTGTTATCCCTAACTTTGTCGCTCAGGGCGGTTGCCCAACAGGAACGGGTACTGGTGGACCAGGGTATACGATCAAATGTGAGGCGACTAGCAACACAACTAAACATGCCAGAGGCGTATTGTCCATGGCTCATGCAGGTAGAGATACTGGTGGTAGTCAATTCTTTATTGTTTATGCTCCTCAACCACATTTAGATGGAGTTCATACTGTATTTGGTAAAGTGATCAGTGGAATTGAACACGTAGATACTATCAAAGCTAATGATAAGATGAAAGAAGTTAAGGTCTGGGACGAAGCTTAA
- the ribD gene encoding bifunctional diaminohydroxyphosphoribosylaminopyrimidine deaminase/5-amino-6-(5-phosphoribosylamino)uracil reductase RibD, with the protein MEIMNDEFYMSLALDMAERAQGQTGINPVVGCVVVKDGVMVGLGTHLERGTCHAEVHALNMAGEKAKDSIVYVTLEPCSHYGTTPPCSERLIKEGVRRVVVACQDPNVQVAGKGIAMLREHGIEVEVGVLQERALKLNEKFIKYITTGIPFVTLKTASTLDGKIASKTGDSKWISNDAAREQVHTLRHRHQGIMVGVETVIADNPHLTTRLPVDGLNPIRIVVDSRLRIPLDSHLVMDGQAQTIVLTTDASMNHTNAERLQEAGVTVIPCGEDPRVNLEVALANLGRLNMGSVLLEGGGTLNGAMLEAKLIDRIVLYLAPKIVGGYDAPGSFSFAGSELMKDAVTLSSLEVERLGDNVCISGIPVWA; encoded by the coding sequence ATGGAGATTATGAATGATGAGTTTTACATGTCCTTGGCATTGGATATGGCTGAGCGAGCGCAAGGGCAGACAGGGATCAATCCTGTCGTTGGATGTGTTGTCGTGAAGGACGGTGTCATGGTTGGACTGGGTACTCATCTTGAGCGGGGAACGTGTCATGCGGAAGTTCATGCACTCAATATGGCTGGTGAGAAGGCGAAAGATAGTATCGTATACGTTACTTTAGAGCCATGTAGTCATTATGGGACAACACCGCCTTGTAGTGAACGTTTAATTAAAGAAGGTGTACGACGGGTTGTAGTGGCTTGTCAAGATCCTAATGTCCAAGTAGCGGGTAAAGGTATTGCGATGTTGCGTGAGCATGGAATTGAGGTTGAAGTTGGCGTACTTCAAGAACGTGCACTGAAGTTAAACGAGAAGTTTATCAAGTATATTACGACAGGAATTCCGTTTGTCACACTGAAGACAGCCAGTACTTTAGATGGCAAAATTGCTTCGAAAACTGGCGATAGTAAATGGATCTCAAATGATGCAGCGCGGGAGCAGGTCCATACGTTGAGGCATCGACATCAAGGAATTATGGTCGGTGTGGAGACGGTGATTGCGGATAATCCGCATTTAACTACACGTTTACCTGTTGATGGCTTGAATCCGATCCGAATTGTTGTAGACTCTCGATTACGTATTCCGTTGGATTCTCACCTTGTTATGGATGGTCAGGCACAGACTATTGTGCTGACTACTGATGCCTCCATGAATCATACTAATGCAGAACGACTTCAAGAGGCGGGTGTCACAGTAATTCCGTGTGGTGAGGATCCACGTGTCAACCTCGAAGTTGCTTTAGCGAATCTGGGTAGATTGAACATGGGTTCTGTCCTTCTTGAAGGAGGAGGAACATTGAACGGTGCCATGCTAGAAGCGAAACTGATTGATCGAATTGTGCTTTATTTGGCCCCCAAAATTGTAGGTGGTTACGATGCTCCGGGTAGCTTCTCTTTTGCAGGAAGTGAATTGATGAAGGATGCAGTAACCTTATCATCGTTGGAAGTAGAACGATTGGGAGATAATGTGTGTATCAGTGGGATACCTGTGTGGGCCTAA
- a CDS encoding riboflavin synthase has translation MFTGLVEEMGTMRAITRQGEAMVLHISASIVMDDLKIGDSVSVNGVCLTATSIDAHSFAADVMPQTFRNSNLKDLQSGSKVNLERAMIANGRFGGHMVQGHVDGIGTIHHVTRDQNAVVYEITPTNIELFRFIIPKGSITLDGISLTVVKVNSHTFQVSIIPHTLIQTVLNQKRPGDTVNIECDVLGKYVDHLLNYGSRGQQDEGKPSGISQEYLAQHGFA, from the coding sequence ATGTTTACCGGATTAGTTGAAGAAATGGGTACGATGCGAGCGATAACTCGTCAAGGAGAAGCTATGGTACTGCATATTTCAGCATCGATTGTCATGGATGATTTGAAGATTGGCGATAGTGTGTCCGTGAATGGCGTATGTCTTACGGCAACCTCGATAGACGCGCATTCTTTCGCTGCCGACGTTATGCCCCAGACTTTTCGTAATAGCAATTTGAAGGATCTTCAGTCAGGTAGCAAGGTGAACTTGGAGCGGGCTATGATTGCCAATGGACGCTTTGGTGGACATATGGTTCAGGGACATGTGGATGGCATAGGTACAATACATCATGTCACACGCGATCAGAATGCCGTTGTATATGAGATTACACCTACGAATATAGAGTTATTCAGATTCATTATTCCGAAGGGGTCTATTACACTTGATGGAATCAGCTTGACCGTGGTGAAAGTGAATAGCCATACATTTCAGGTGTCTATCATTCCGCATACGTTGATACAGACTGTTCTTAATCAGAAACGGCCGGGAGATACGGTAAATATTGAATGCGATGTGTTGGGGAAATATGTAGATCATTTGCTGAATTACGGCTCTAGAGGACAGCAAGATGAAGGTAAGCCATCTGGAATTAGTCAAGAGTATTTAGCTCAGCATGGATTCGCATAA
- a CDS encoding bifunctional 3,4-dihydroxy-2-butanone-4-phosphate synthase/GTP cyclohydrolase II has product MSNEIVFDPIEDAIYDLMHGKVVIVVDDEDRENEGDFIALAEKATPEVINFMISQGRGLVCLPITQERADELDLKPMVSENTDNHGTAFTVSIDHKDTTTGISANERSLTAKAIMDPNAKINDFRRPGHMFPLIAKKGGVLRRSGHTEAAVDLAMMCGAYPAGVICEIIKEDGTMARLSDLVEISRKHDLKLITIKDLIHYRNEKEKLVTREVAVKMPTDFGEFQAIAYTNEVDDKEHLALVKGEIDATKPVLVRVHSECLTGDVFHSHRCDCGPQFAAALKQIEKEGSGVLLYMRQEGRGIGLINKLRAYKLQEEGLDTVDANLQLGFAADLRDYGIGAQILKDLGVRQIRLLTNNPRKIKGLEGYGLEVVERVPIQMQENEDNTLYLHTKQAKLGHLMTFDDIEQNEDPNS; this is encoded by the coding sequence ATGAGTAATGAAATTGTTTTTGATCCTATCGAAGATGCTATATACGATCTCATGCATGGTAAAGTAGTCATCGTTGTAGATGATGAGGACCGTGAGAACGAGGGAGATTTTATTGCATTAGCGGAGAAGGCAACACCAGAAGTTATTAATTTCATGATTAGCCAAGGTCGTGGATTAGTCTGTCTCCCCATTACCCAGGAGCGTGCTGATGAGCTAGATCTTAAACCGATGGTGTCAGAGAACACAGATAATCATGGGACAGCTTTTACAGTCTCGATAGATCATAAAGATACAACAACAGGTATTTCCGCAAATGAACGCTCACTCACAGCCAAAGCCATCATGGACCCCAATGCGAAGATCAACGATTTCCGAAGACCGGGACATATGTTCCCACTGATTGCTAAGAAAGGTGGGGTCCTTCGGAGATCAGGGCATACAGAAGCAGCTGTCGACTTAGCGATGATGTGTGGTGCATATCCCGCAGGTGTGATCTGTGAGATCATCAAGGAAGATGGTACAATGGCTAGATTGTCTGATTTAGTGGAAATTTCACGGAAGCATGACCTGAAGCTCATTACTATTAAAGATTTGATTCACTATCGTAATGAGAAAGAGAAGCTTGTGACACGTGAAGTTGCCGTGAAAATGCCAACGGATTTCGGAGAATTTCAAGCGATCGCATATACGAATGAAGTAGATGATAAGGAACATCTGGCTCTTGTCAAAGGAGAGATAGACGCCACTAAGCCTGTGCTAGTCCGTGTGCATTCCGAATGTCTGACCGGTGATGTGTTTCATTCTCATCGCTGTGATTGCGGGCCGCAATTTGCTGCTGCTCTAAAGCAGATTGAGAAGGAAGGTAGTGGGGTCTTGCTCTATATGCGGCAAGAAGGTCGTGGAATTGGTCTTATTAATAAATTGAGGGCTTATAAGCTTCAAGAAGAAGGCTTAGACACCGTGGATGCTAATTTACAGCTCGGCTTTGCCGCAGACTTACGTGACTATGGCATTGGTGCTCAAATACTCAAGGATTTGGGTGTACGTCAGATTAGATTGTTAACGAACAATCCTCGTAAAATCAAGGGACTAGAAGGTTATGGCTTAGAAGTTGTAGAGCGTGTCCCTATTCAAATGCAAGAGAATGAGGATAATACCCTTTACTTGCATACAAAGCAAGCCAAGCTGGGTCATCTCATGACATTCGATGATATAGAACAGAACGAAGATCCTAATTCTTAA
- the ribH gene encoding 6,7-dimethyl-8-ribityllumazine synthase yields MAHYFEGNLVSEGLKYGIVVGRFNEFITSKLLNGALDALKRHGVQEDEVDVAWVPGAFEIPLIAQKMVETGKYDAVITLGTVIRGSTSHYDYVCNEVAKGVAAINLKSGVPTIFGVVTTENIEQAIERAGTKAGNKGYDSAISAIEMANLTKQFK; encoded by the coding sequence ATGGCACATTATTTTGAAGGTAACTTAGTATCGGAAGGTTTGAAATATGGTATTGTTGTAGGGCGTTTCAATGAATTTATTACAAGTAAACTCCTCAACGGAGCATTGGATGCTCTGAAACGTCACGGTGTTCAAGAAGATGAAGTTGACGTGGCGTGGGTACCTGGAGCATTCGAAATACCACTTATCGCCCAAAAAATGGTTGAAACCGGTAAGTATGATGCAGTCATTACGTTAGGTACAGTCATTCGCGGTTCAACTTCTCATTATGATTATGTATGTAATGAAGTAGCCAAAGGAGTTGCCGCTATTAACCTGAAGAGTGGTGTCCCTACGATCTTTGGAGTTGTGACAACGGAGAATATAGAACAGGCCATTGAACGAGCAGGAACGAAAGCCGGCAACAAAGGATATGATTCGGCAATATCTGCTATTGAAATGGCAAACTTGACGAAACAGTTTAAATAG
- a CDS encoding segregation and condensation protein A produces MLTVLYKLETFEGPLDLLLHLIDKAEINIQDIPITEITDQYMDYLQTMQELELEVTSEFLVMAATLLSIKSKLLLPKPPIIEFDDYDFYDDEDLDPRAELIQRLIEYRKYKGIAQHLHEREWERSLIYSKEPEDLTTWMPTSTENPLEGLHISDLVAAFQKALRKVVKRNAYSRIQRDEISVKDRIRDVVAAMRGGQGRKMLFSKLLHEEMARHEIVVTFLAILELMKMKQIVCYQEQLFDDIVMEWRGEEESDGISDIEINY; encoded by the coding sequence ATCTTGACTGTACTTTATAAGTTGGAAACATTTGAAGGTCCGTTGGATTTACTGCTGCATCTGATCGACAAAGCAGAAATTAACATTCAGGACATTCCAATCACGGAAATTACTGACCAATATATGGATTATTTGCAGACTATGCAGGAACTAGAGTTGGAGGTTACGAGTGAATTTCTCGTTATGGCCGCCACCTTGTTATCCATTAAAAGTAAACTATTGCTTCCTAAGCCACCTATTATTGAATTCGATGATTATGATTTCTATGACGATGAAGACTTAGACCCAAGGGCGGAATTGATACAGAGACTCATCGAATATCGCAAATATAAAGGGATCGCTCAGCATCTTCATGAACGTGAATGGGAAAGAAGTTTAATTTATTCGAAGGAACCAGAAGATTTAACCACTTGGATGCCTACAAGTACAGAGAATCCTTTGGAAGGATTACATATTTCAGATTTGGTTGCAGCCTTTCAAAAGGCGTTGCGTAAAGTCGTGAAACGGAATGCGTACTCCCGTATACAACGAGATGAAATCTCGGTGAAAGATCGTATTAGGGATGTGGTTGCTGCTATGCGTGGTGGACAAGGAAGGAAAATGCTATTTTCCAAATTGTTGCATGAGGAGATGGCGCGTCATGAAATCGTGGTCACTTTTCTGGCGATTCTAGAGCTCATGAAGATGAAGCAAATTGTATGCTATCAGGAACAATTATTCGATGACATTGTCATGGAATGGAGAGGAGAAGAAGAATCAGATGGAATATCCGATATTGAAATCAATTATTGA
- the scpB gene encoding SMC-Scp complex subunit ScpB, whose translation MEYPILKSIIEGLLFLVGDEGLTVKQIAEIVEQRHELVSDALEEMKEDFAKQQRGIQIVHIAGSYQLATHQEHATYFERLAYSPSRASLSQAALETLSIVAYRQPITRVEIEEIRGVKSERAIHTLVNKDLIEEKGRAEAIGRPILYGTTKSFLDYFGLAGIKDLPEPSQFENNDNLEEETQMLFDRLDGQQLTFDDVK comes from the coding sequence ATGGAATATCCGATATTGAAATCAATTATTGAGGGTCTGCTGTTTCTAGTTGGAGACGAGGGTCTTACGGTGAAGCAGATTGCAGAAATTGTAGAACAGCGTCATGAGCTGGTGAGTGATGCTCTTGAGGAAATGAAAGAAGACTTCGCTAAACAGCAGCGAGGAATACAAATTGTTCATATAGCGGGGAGCTATCAATTAGCTACTCATCAAGAACATGCTACGTATTTTGAAAGATTAGCCTATTCGCCCTCACGCGCTTCTCTGTCACAGGCTGCGCTAGAAACACTATCGATTGTGGCTTATCGGCAGCCGATTACCCGCGTGGAGATCGAAGAGATTCGGGGCGTGAAATCTGAACGTGCTATTCACACACTCGTCAATAAAGATTTGATTGAAGAAAAGGGTAGGGCAGAAGCGATTGGACGTCCAATTCTGTACGGAACAACGAAATCATTCTTAGATTATTTTGGACTAGCTGGTATTAAAGATTTACCTGAACCGTCTCAATTCGAGAATAATGATAATCTGGAAGAAGAGACACAAATGCTGTTTGATCGTTTGGATGGGCAGCAGCTTACATTCGATGATGTGAAATAA
- a CDS encoding DUF2953 domain-containing protein, which translates to MWILGIIVIVLLLLIMAVLLSVIRFELWIKKHGKDDEVVLNIRMLYGLIRLHYELPILKFENLKKGILIKVEKKKNIRKKENMTKETRVDKRKVDYWHEQFVKLLEATDSFLTWMKKTLSHVSIMKLDWSTNISAGDAAYTAIATGMVWSTKGSMIGWLSYHVRMRNPPNLFVVPVFDDKPQFSTEVSCIAQISCGYAIYAGLVLMVRILKVKGGIKKWKSILFKV; encoded by the coding sequence GTGTGGATACTTGGAATAATTGTCATCGTTCTGTTGCTGCTTATTATGGCAGTTCTACTGTCCGTGATCAGGTTCGAACTATGGATTAAGAAGCACGGAAAAGACGACGAAGTGGTATTAAATATTAGAATGCTCTATGGATTGATTCGTCTTCATTACGAATTACCCATTTTGAAATTTGAGAATTTGAAAAAGGGCATACTTATTAAGGTTGAGAAGAAAAAAAACATACGGAAAAAGGAAAATATGACGAAAGAAACCCGTGTGGATAAACGTAAGGTAGATTACTGGCACGAACAATTCGTTAAACTTCTTGAAGCGACAGATTCGTTTCTAACATGGATGAAAAAGACGCTGTCACATGTTTCCATCATGAAGTTGGATTGGTCTACGAATATATCTGCTGGAGATGCTGCATATACGGCAATAGCTACGGGCATGGTATGGAGTACTAAAGGTTCTATGATTGGATGGTTATCTTATCATGTTCGTATGAGAAACCCTCCTAACTTGTTTGTAGTACCGGTGTTTGATGATAAGCCTCAATTTTCCACTGAAGTTTCTTGCATAGCCCAAATCTCTTGCGGATACGCTATATATGCTGGACTGGTTCTTATGGTTCGCATTCTTAAGGTGAAGGGAGGAATTAAGAAATGGAAGAGCATCCTATTCAAGGTCTAA
- the ytfJ gene encoding GerW family sporulation protein, with translation MEEHPIQGLMKTAMENIKNMVDVNTIVGDPVQTPDGSVILPVSKVTFGFAAGGSDFNIEEKNKSGGTANGNEEKKRHPFGGGAGGGISISPISFLVVGKDGVYMLPLDTQTHIYEKMIDTVPYVVDKIQSMCQKVNTGSNNAASKSENTVLYGDDSPEYPIL, from the coding sequence ATGGAAGAGCATCCTATTCAAGGTCTAATGAAAACAGCGATGGAAAACATCAAGAATATGGTTGATGTTAATACAATTGTAGGTGACCCTGTTCAAACGCCAGACGGGAGCGTGATTCTCCCCGTCAGTAAGGTAACTTTTGGATTTGCAGCAGGCGGAAGTGATTTTAATATTGAAGAAAAAAACAAGTCAGGTGGAACGGCCAACGGTAACGAAGAGAAGAAAAGACATCCCTTCGGTGGTGGTGCCGGTGGTGGGATCTCGATTAGTCCTATTTCGTTTCTCGTAGTTGGTAAAGACGGAGTGTACATGCTACCGCTTGATACACAAACTCATATTTATGAAAAAATGATTGATACTGTACCGTACGTGGTTGATAAAATTCAATCCATGTGTCAAAAAGTTAATACGGGATCTAACAATGCAGCATCTAAAAGTGAGAATACAGTATTGTATGGGGATGACAGCCCTGAGTATCCCATTTTGTAA
- a CDS encoding D-alanyl-D-alanine carboxypeptidase family protein: MKRRKRVMAILWIVVSSLTISTGPIHAKAIPTMATHAQAAALIDVTSGRLLYSSHGDEELRIASLTKIMTAIVAIEYGQLHKPVSVGKNAYAKEGSSIYLKLGEQMSLEHMLYGLMLRSGNDAATAIAEHIGGSEEGFVLLMNTKAEELGLQHTQFRNPHGLDAEGHYSSANDLATLTAYAMHNDTFKEIVKTPVKKVPNPNESWDYKWDNKNKMLRFYDGADGVKTGYTKKALRCLVSSATRNGQQLVAVTINDGDDWNDHGKMLDYGFAYYPLQTLLEQGQKVEGHNLIVGQKLSYPLATGEENALSKRLVLFRSDTNTDTTDLSFGLRGRIDIVLDGREIDSTPVYIPGSLLPVKAKTSTSAATMHSDPLENKSYTWISAVTSVFHKLLFTTD, encoded by the coding sequence ATGAAAAGAAGAAAAAGGGTTATGGCTATTCTGTGGATCGTCGTATCATCACTTACCATCAGTACTGGACCTATTCATGCGAAAGCAATACCGACAATGGCAACCCATGCTCAAGCGGCGGCTCTTATAGACGTCACTTCGGGACGATTGCTGTATTCGAGCCATGGGGATGAGGAGTTGCGAATCGCTAGCTTAACCAAAATTATGACAGCTATTGTGGCCATTGAATACGGACAACTTCATAAACCCGTTAGTGTAGGTAAGAATGCTTACGCCAAAGAAGGTTCCTCGATATATTTGAAGTTAGGTGAGCAGATGAGTCTTGAGCATATGCTCTATGGCTTAATGCTTCGATCCGGGAATGATGCGGCCACAGCCATTGCTGAGCATATTGGAGGTTCAGAAGAGGGATTTGTGCTTTTGATGAATACCAAAGCGGAGGAATTAGGTTTGCAACATACTCAATTTCGAAATCCGCATGGTCTTGATGCAGAGGGGCATTATTCATCTGCTAACGATCTAGCGACGTTGACTGCTTATGCGATGCATAATGATACCTTTAAAGAGATTGTAAAAACACCCGTGAAAAAAGTGCCTAACCCGAATGAATCTTGGGATTATAAATGGGATAACAAGAACAAGATGTTGCGCTTTTATGATGGGGCCGACGGTGTGAAAACAGGATATACGAAGAAGGCTTTGCGATGTCTCGTAAGCTCGGCCACAAGAAATGGTCAACAATTAGTTGCTGTAACGATAAATGATGGTGACGATTGGAATGATCACGGTAAAATGTTGGATTACGGTTTTGCCTATTACCCTCTTCAGACCCTGTTGGAGCAAGGGCAGAAGGTAGAGGGACATAACCTCATCGTCGGGCAGAAGTTATCTTATCCACTAGCAACAGGTGAAGAGAATGCCCTGAGTAAACGGCTTGTTTTGTTTAGATCTGATACTAATACGGATACCACAGACCTTTCATTTGGTTTAAGAGGTAGAATCGATATTGTGCTGGATGGACGCGAAATTGACAGTACTCCTGTATACATACCGGGGAGTCTTTTACCAGTGAAAGCTAAGACCTCGACTTCAGCAGCGACTATGCACTCAGACCCATTAGAGAATAAGAGTTATACATGGATAAGTGCCGTGACTAGCGTGTTCCATAAATTGTTGTTTACCACAGATTAA
- a CDS encoding nucleoside recognition domain-containing protein, producing the protein MINIIWLGLIVIGFGFAAATGNVEIVTTAAFDGAKTGVTVCFGLISVLVFWMGMMRIAEDSGLLNKIAKFLSPIVSFLFPDVPKGHPALGYILSNMSANMLGLGNAATPMGIKAMQELQTLNPDKDVASPAMCTLLALNTASITLIPTTLIAIRINYNSANATEIVGTTLVATAIATLAAILADRWCRRWNLHRDRKPRAKGISSKPSLKG; encoded by the coding sequence ATGATCAATATCATATGGCTTGGATTAATCGTTATCGGATTCGGTTTTGCTGCAGCAACGGGGAATGTGGAAATTGTGACGACAGCCGCCTTTGATGGAGCCAAGACAGGCGTGACGGTATGTTTCGGTCTCATCAGTGTATTGGTATTCTGGATGGGAATGATGAGAATCGCTGAAGATTCGGGTTTATTGAATAAAATAGCGAAGTTTTTAAGTCCGATCGTCTCTTTTTTATTCCCAGACGTCCCTAAAGGTCACCCTGCACTTGGCTACATTCTATCCAATATGAGTGCTAATATGCTTGGATTAGGCAACGCGGCCACTCCGATGGGAATTAAGGCCATGCAGGAGTTGCAGACACTTAATCCTGACAAAGATGTAGCTAGTCCTGCGATGTGTACATTACTAGCGCTCAATACAGCAAGCATCACGTTAATTCCAACGACTCTTATTGCGATTCGGATTAACTATAATTCAGCTAATGCGACTGAGATTGTGGGTACGACATTAGTTGCGACAGCGATTGCTACACTTGCAGCCATTCTAGCAGATCGATGGTGCCGTAGATGGAATCTTCATAGAGATAGGAAACCCCGAGCAAAGGGGATTTCCTCTAAGCCTAGTTTGAAAGGATGA
- a CDS encoding spore maturation protein, translating to MIALISLISAWAIPLLIAFIPLYGFTRKVPVYESFIDGAKDGFSTAVQIIPHLVGMMVAISVFRASGALDFFVGWTGPFLQSLGVPSEIIPLGLLRPLTGTGSLAFATDLISVYGPDSLIGRMASTIQGSTDTTLYVLTVYMGAVGIRNGRYALKVGLFSDAVGFVAAIAVCLVFFG from the coding sequence TTGATTGCATTGATTAGTCTAATTTCAGCGTGGGCCATTCCCTTACTTATTGCTTTTATACCGCTATATGGATTCACACGTAAAGTACCTGTGTATGAATCTTTCATAGATGGAGCTAAAGACGGTTTCTCTACCGCTGTGCAAATCATCCCGCATCTTGTAGGCATGATGGTAGCGATTAGTGTATTTCGAGCATCGGGAGCGCTTGACTTCTTCGTAGGATGGACAGGTCCCTTTTTACAATCGTTAGGGGTACCTAGTGAGATTATTCCGTTAGGTCTTCTTCGTCCCCTAACAGGGACAGGTTCTTTAGCTTTTGCAACGGATTTAATCAGCGTATATGGACCAGACTCTCTTATTGGACGAATGGCATCTACGATACAAGGGAGCACAGATACTACTTTATACGTTTTAACGGTATATATGGGTGCTGTAGGTATTCGTAATGGACGTTATGCCTTAAAGGTAGGTCTCTTCTCGGATGCTGTTGGATTTGTAGCAGCCATAGCTGTTTGTTTAGTTTTTTTCGGGTAA